In the Rhodoferax fermentans genome, CCATGCCGTAGTCGACCACGGCCACGGTTTTTCTGAGACTGTTCTTTACTATTACATCCATAGCTACCTAGGCAACATCAACAAGGGCCAGAGGTCGATTATGCATACTATTTACAAAGAACCTTTGGTGGACGGGATGCTGCCCAGGGCGCGGGCATCGAGCTCGATAGCCGCACGCAAGGCGCGACCAAAGGCTTTGAAGATGGTCTCGACCTGGTGGTGCGCGTTGACCCCCTTGAGGTTGTCAATGTGCAGCGTGACAAAAGCGTGGTTCACAAAACCCTGAAAAAACTCGTGCACCAGCTGTGAATCAAAGGTGCCGATCATGCCGCTGGAGAACTTCACATCCATCACCAGCCCGGGGCGGCCCGAGAAATCGATCACCACCCGTGACAACGCCTCGTCCAACGGCACATAAGCATGGCCGTAACGGCGGATGCCTTTTTTGTCGCCAATCGCTTTGTGCACCGCCTGCCCCAGTGTGATGCCCACGTCTTCCACCGTGTGGTGGCCGTCGATGTGCAAATCACCCTCGGCGTCAATGTCCAGGTCAATCAGGCCATGGCGGGCGATCTGGTCGAGCATGTGGTCAAAAAAACCGATGCCGGTGTGTAAGCGGGACTCACCGGTGCCGTCCAGGTTGACACGCACCGACACCTGGGTCTCTGCGGTGTTGCGCGCCAGCTCGGCGATGCGCGGCACACTCGTGGCCGGGGTTTCAGGAAGTTCAGTCAATGGGTAGTTGGTCATAGTGAGGCTTCCAGGGCGGCCAGCATCTGGTGGTTTTCGGGCGAGGTGCCTACCGTCAGGCGCAGGCAGTTGTTCAACAGTGAATGCATTTTAGAAACGTTCTTGACCAGCACACCCCGGGCTTTCATGCCCTCAAAGGTTTTCTGGGCGTCAGGCAAGCGGATCAGGATCATGTTGGCCTGGCTCGGGAACACGGTCACACCGGGAAATTCGGCCAGCACGGTGAGCAACTGCTCTCGCTGGCGGCAGATGTCCTGCGCCTGCTGTTCAAACACGGCCTGGTGTTCCAGCGCAAACAACGCGGCCTCGCAGTTGAGCACACTCACGTTGTAAGGCGGGCGCACCTTGTCGAGCTGGCTGATCAGGGTTTGCGGGCCGATCAGGTAACCCAGGCGCACACCGGCCAGGCCAAACTTGCTGAGCGTGCGCAACAGCAGCACATGCGGGTGGCGGGTCAGGCGGTCGGCGTAACTCTTGGTCGCAAAGGGCTGGTAAGCCTCGTCAATCACCACCAGACCGCCCTGCTCTCCGGCGGTGGTAATGATGGCCTCCAGCGCCTCGTCGTCCCACAAATTGGCCGTGGGGTTGTTGGGATAGGCCAGGAAGGTGATGGCGGGCTGGTGTTGATCGATGGCGGCCAGCATTGCGGGCAGATCCAGCTCGAAATCGGCCGTCAAGGGCACACCCACATAGTCCAGCCCCTGCAGCTGCGCACTCATGGCGTACATGACAAAACCCGGCTCGGGCGCCAGCACCACGGCCTTTTTCTGGCTATTGGCAGCCGACGGTGGCACAGCACAAGCCAGTGCCAGCAGGCTGATGAGTTCGTCCGAGCCATTGCCCAGCATCAGGGCGTACCCTTCGGGCAAGGCAGCGTGCTGCTGCAGCGCAACCATCAGGTCGGTGATGCGGGGGCCGGGGTAACGGTTCAGCGCCACCGCGCCCAGGCGCTGGCCCAATTCGGCCTGCAACTCGGGCGAGAGCCGGTGCGGGTTCTCCATGGCGTCGAGCTTGACCAGGCCGGTGGCGTTTTGCACCGT is a window encoding:
- the hisB gene encoding imidazoleglycerol-phosphate dehydratase HisB — translated: MTNYPLTELPETPATSVPRIAELARNTAETQVSVRVNLDGTGESRLHTGIGFFDHMLDQIARHGLIDLDIDAEGDLHIDGHHTVEDVGITLGQAVHKAIGDKKGIRRYGHAYVPLDEALSRVVIDFSGRPGLVMDVKFSSGMIGTFDSQLVHEFFQGFVNHAFVTLHIDNLKGVNAHHQVETIFKAFGRALRAAIELDARALGSIPSTKGSL
- the hisC gene encoding histidinol-phosphate transaminase, which codes for MSANDPITNPALDTLIQRRIRPDVQAMHAYTVQNATGLVKLDAMENPHRLSPELQAELGQRLGAVALNRYPGPRITDLMVALQQHAALPEGYALMLGNGSDELISLLALACAVPPSAANSQKKAVVLAPEPGFVMYAMSAQLQGLDYVGVPLTADFELDLPAMLAAIDQHQPAITFLAYPNNPTANLWDDEALEAIITTAGEQGGLVVIDEAYQPFATKSYADRLTRHPHVLLLRTLSKFGLAGVRLGYLIGPQTLISQLDKVRPPYNVSVLNCEAALFALEHQAVFEQQAQDICRQREQLLTVLAEFPGVTVFPSQANMILIRLPDAQKTFEGMKARGVLVKNVSKMHSLLNNCLRLTVGTSPENHQMLAALEASL